From the Cryptomeria japonica chromosome 2, Sugi_1.0, whole genome shotgun sequence genome, one window contains:
- the LOC131062993 gene encoding probable inactive 2-oxoglutarate-dependent dioxygenase AOP2 — translation MSPAMGSYECEAKLDDIPILDLSHSGEDKCLEALREACEELGCFRIVNHGISADLLLKAEQACREVFKLPTETKKKNVSPNPYAGYYGGMPFYESLGIALSSTRDPQAIQDFTHLMWPQGNQNFSETMEEYTCEMMELLNKVHQAILESFGVSKYYATHFDHRKGIFRMNLYDLTSELCTESTRQPAHTDANSISILYEDACGGFQVWSREGNWIDVKPIPNSFVVLAGDSFQAWSNGKIRSVKHQVMVKRQQSRLCLATYNLFPDEMEIKAPMEFVDDKHRPHYKAFKFVDMLKYRLGEGREIQEPLQQFAGVYV, via the exons ATGTCTCCTGCAATGGGATCCTACGAGTGCGAAGCAAAGCTTGATGATATTCCTATTCTGGATCTCTCTCACTCCGGGGAGGACAAATGTTTAGAAGCGTTGAGAGAAGCTTGCGAAGAATTGGGTTGCTTTAGAATTGTAAACCATGGAATCTCAGCAGATCTTCTCCTCAAAGCAGAGCAAGCATGCCGTGAAGTTTTCAAGCTTCCCACAGAGACGAAAAAGAAAAATGTCTCTCCAAATCCTTATGCTGGTTATTATGGTGGAATGCCCTTTTATGAAAGCCTTGGCATTGCCCTCTCAAGCACTCGTGATCCACAGGCTATCCAAGACTTCACCCATCTCATGTGGCCACAAGGAAATCAAAACTTCTC CGAGACTATGGAAGAATACACATGTGAGATGATGGAACTGTTGAATAAAGTGCACCAAGCAATTCTTGAGAGCTTTGGAGTGAGCAAGTACTATGCTACTCACTTCGACCATAGGAAGGGGATCTTCCGTATGAATTTGTATGACTTGACTTCTGAGTTGTGTACTGAATCGACTCGTCAGCCAGCTCATACAGATGCGAATAGCATTAGCATACTGTATGAAGATGCCTGTGGTGGGTTTCAGGTTTGGAGTAGGGAAGGCAATTGGATTGACGTGAAACCCATCCCAAATTCGTTTGTGGTCCTGGCAGGCGATAGCTTTCAG GCATGGAGTAATGGAAAGATTCGTAGTGTGAAACATCAAGTTATGGTAAAAAGACAACAATCTCGTTTATGTTTGGCCACTTACAATCTTTTTCCAGATGAAATGGAGATAAAAGCACCAATGGAATTTGTTGATGATAAACACCGGCCACACTACAAGGCATTTAAGTTTGTGGATATGCTTAAGTATAGATTAGGAGAGGGGAGAGAAATACAAGAACCTCTACAACAATTTGCTGGTGTTTATGTGTAG